Proteins encoded within one genomic window of Companilactobacillus sp.:
- a CDS encoding low molecular weight protein-tyrosine-phosphatase, with product MVKVIFVCLGNICRSPMAEMMFSNLVHQQGLDANFDISSMSTSTYEIGNPPHPGAIAELKKQHVPIIEHVGKQITTYDFENADVIIGMDDQNIEDLKEMAPVGTEDKLHLAYDVMSVHKVIKDPWYDHRFDRTFQELNEVLPLWLKKLSN from the coding sequence ATGGTCAAAGTAATTTTTGTCTGTCTTGGCAATATTTGTAGATCGCCGATGGCAGAAATGATGTTCTCAAATCTGGTTCATCAACAAGGATTAGATGCAAATTTCGACATTTCATCGATGTCTACCTCTACTTACGAAATAGGCAATCCTCCTCATCCAGGGGCAATTGCCGAACTCAAAAAACAACATGTTCCGATCATTGAACATGTTGGGAAACAAATTACAACTTATGATTTTGAAAATGCTGATGTGATAATTGGCATGGATGATCAAAATATTGAAGACCTCAAAGAAATGGCACCAGTCGGGACTGAGGACAAGCTCCACTTAGCATATGATGTGATGTCGGTTCATAAAGTGATCAAGGATCCATGGTACGATCATCGCTTTGATCGAACTTTTCAAGAGCTTAATGAAGTCTTGCCGCTTTGGCTCAAGAAACTCAGTAACTAA